In Silene latifolia isolate original U9 population chromosome 3, ASM4854445v1, whole genome shotgun sequence, a single window of DNA contains:
- the LOC141646698 gene encoding putative pentatricopeptide repeat-containing protein At5g40405, producing MKRQYMKTTKTILSLLDNHQNLTIPHLKQLHSRLVVTGSIYDVFATGKLITAFANHPLYLPHACQLLIHSPTHSTYMWNSLIKIYLDKKKPITAISLYKKMLGFNCWPNNFTFSFLIRVCVDLCDLNLGLMLHCQCVKLRWESYDFVRNGLIHLYTVCDRVDLSRRLFDDSEDKDVISWTAVINGYLKAGRVSDARQLFDEMPDRNVVCWSAMISGYAQMGFFNEALEMFSDMQVAGFRPNHASLVGALSACASLGAFEQGSWIHTYVDRNKLGMDLKLGTALVDMYAKCGCIEMASRVFEGMPVKDVFAFSSLIFGLSNHGLSGRAIELFQRMQDEGVSPNRVTFICVLTACSKMGLVDEGLKIFESMKDRYGIEPGVEHYGCLIDLLARAGMLEEAVQVVKSMSMMPDSYVLGALLHACRVFGNVELGEETVERLIERGLDYSGIHTLLSNIYASANKWDRVMKVRETMEENEVRKVPGCSLIEVDGVVSEFGVGQKSHQAMEDIKLSLLRMDKHLRSNLSDHNPTPAPQDIRL from the coding sequence ATGAAGCGCCAATACATGAAAACAACAAAAACCATCCTTTCCCTCCTTGACAACCACCAAAACCTCACCATCCCTCACCTCAAACAACTCCATTCCCGCCTCGTCGTCACGGGTTCTATTTACGATGTTTTCGCTACCGGAAAGCTCATCACCGCCTTTGCTAACCACCCTTTATATCTCCCTCATGCTTGCCAACTTCTCATCCACTCTCCCACCCATTCAACCTacatgtggaattccttgatcaAAATATATTTAGATAAAAAAAAACCGATTACCGCGATTTCTTTGTATAAAAAGATGTTAGGGTTTAATTGTTGGCCTAATAATTTTACTTTTTCGTTTTTGATTAGGGTTTGTGTTGAtctttgtgatttgaatttgggaTTAATGTTGCATTGTCAGTGTGTTAAATTGAGGTGGGAAAGTTATGATTTTGTGCGAAACGGGTTGATTCATTTGTATACGGTTTGTGATCGGGTTGATTTGTCGCGGAGATTGTTTGATGATAGTGAGGATAAGGATGTGATTTCTTGGACTGCTGTGATTAATGGGTATTTGAAAGCGGGGCGAGTTTCGGATGCCCGCCaactgtttgatgaaatgcctgaCAGAAATGTAGTTTGTTGGAGTGCTATGATTTCTGGGTACGCTCAAATGGGGTTCTTTAATGAGGCTTTGGAGATGTTTAGTGATATGCAGGTGGCGGGTTTTCGACCTAATCATGCTTCGCTTGTTGGGGCGCTCTCCGCTTGTGCGTCTCTTGGAGCGTTCGAGCAAGGGAGTTGGATTCATACGTACGTGGATAGGAATAAGCTCGGAATGGACTTGAAGTTAGGGACGGCTCTTGTTGATATGTATGCGAAATGTGGGTGTATCGAGATGGCCAGTCGTGTGTTCGAGGGCATGCCTGTTAAGGATGTGTTTGCTTTCAGTTCCTTGATATTCGGTTTATCAAATCACGGGTTGAGCGGTAGAGCTATCGAGTTATTCCAAAGGATGCAAGACGAAGGGGTTAGCCCAAATCGAGTTACTTTCATTTGTGTCTTGACGGCTTGTAGCAAAATGGGATTAGTCGACGAGGGGCTAAAAATATTCGAGAGCATGAAAGATAGATACGGGATCGAGCCAGGCGTCGAGCACTATGGATGTTTAATTGATCTTCTAGCTAGAGCCGGGATGTTAGAAGAAGCGGTACAAGTGGTGAAAAGTATGTCAATGATGCCCGATTCCTATGTCTTGGGAGCACTTCTACACGCTTGTAGAGTATTTGGTAATGTCGAATTGGGAGAAGAAACAGTCGAACGATTGATAGAGCGAGGTCTAGACTATAGCGGAATTCATACCCTTCTTTCAAATATTTATGCCTCGGCAAATAAATGGGATAGAGTAATGAAAGTAAGAGAGACGATGGAAGAGAACGAAGTGAGAAAGGTGCCAGGATGCAGCTTAATTGAAGTTGACGGTGTTGTTTCTGAGTTTGGTGTCGGACAAAAATCTCACCAGGCAATGGAAGATATCAAGTTATCCTTGCTTCGAATGGACAAGCATCTACGCTCCAATCTGTCGGATCATAACCCTACACCAGCTCCTCAAGACATCCGTTTATAA